Sequence from the bacterium genome:
TTTGGCGTTTAAATTCGTTGGTAAAGGTTCGTTTCGGTTTCATGATAGGTTCCTTTCTGCCCGTTTTGGGCTTTAGGTCCTATCAATAGTCTAACATATAATTACAGTTTTAGGGGTGCAGTCCAATGGGAGATCCAGATATAAGAATGGAATTTTCACATAAAAAGGCAAAAGAGTTCAGAAAATTAGTTTTTAAGCTTACAAAAGAAAAAAATGCTGACAGAAAACAAAAAATAGAAAATCTTAAAAATCTAAAAATTTTTATTGACGAAATAACAACATATCGAAGGAAATAAATTCTATTGTATTAATAAATATAAGGTAACTTATAAAAATTTACATTACCTAGCTAAATCGTAGTTTGCTGTTTAATTATATTTTAAATAAATGTGAACAAAAAGATGTCAATTCAAAAAACCAGGCATATCAAACGGCATAAAACACATATTACAAGAGAAGACAAGGAAATATTGCTTAACCAGAAAGGCGCCCTGATATGGTTTACAGGTCTTCCTGCTTCGGGGAAATCAACCATTGCTAACAGTCTTGAAAAAGAACTTTATAAGCAAGATTATTTGACTATTGTTATGGATGGCGACAATATCAGGCATGGTTTGAATAAAGACCTGGGGTTTTCTCAGAAGGATAGATATGAAAACATTCGGCGGATTGGAGAGGTTGCTAAGCTTTTTGTTGAAACAGGTATATTAACCATTACTGCTTTCATTTCACCATATAGTGCCGACCGCGATAATGTCCGTTTTATGTTAAAAAATTCAAAATTTATTGAAATATATC
This genomic interval carries:
- the cysC gene encoding adenylyl-sulfate kinase gives rise to the protein MSIQKTRHIKRHKTHITREDKEILLNQKGALIWFTGLPASGKSTIANSLEKELYKQDYLTIVMDGDNIRHGLNKDLGFSQKDRYENIRRIGEVAKLFVETGILTITAFISPYSADRDNVRFMLKNSKFIEIYLKCPLSELEKRDPKGFYKKAKDGLIKEFTGISAPYEAPLNPEIVLDTSKLSQKECVKTILHYLNSVRVLDNLQNSAT